The DNA sequence GATGGTTTTGCAGGTAAAACAGCCCCACTAACTTGAGCAGTGGTCTCTTCTGCCACTGCTTTAAGAGAAGACAGTTCTGCTTCGAGCCGTGTTAAGCAATTCTTGTAATCAGTTACTTCTGATTGCAAGTGGTTGATTGCACTCCATAGCTGAACATTTTCTGCAGACTACAATCTCGGAACCAGAAATACTCAGTTTATATCACATCAACTAGACCATAAAATCAGAATACATAcgtttaaaaggaaaataaagattCATACTTGAGCATCCCAAAGCTGCTGGTGCTTCTTAGAAAGTGTTGCTGGTGCCCTGATAATTCCTTTTTCAAAGGTTTGCCCAAGAGTTGCAGAAAAACTAGGCAGAGGCAGTGATGCAGGTGGCGAAGAGATGCAGCCTCCTGGAAAAGCATATGTGCACAGAGGGTGGGGTGCTTGCGCTTGATTCCACCAAGATAAGGAATCACATGAACCTGTAAACAATAAAGCTTCACCTTCATATGTGCTATCACTCAAATTTTGGCGGCTTGCTGATATTCTAAATATCAAACTAAAAATTTTGTAAGCAAACTTGCATTATACAAGAAATAAATGCTTGTAAAACAGCAAAGATCGCATAATTAAGTACACAAACCATCAATTATCGTCATATAGTATTGAACAATGATTTTTGATAATTTTCTAGTCAGGCATCAAAAGATATAATGTATGCAGATCAATCAGTCATACTGCCGCAAAGAAGTATGTGACGATGCAGAACATGGAAATGACTAAAGTTACATGTTTACCTGGAAAGCCTGGATATGGGTACCCAACATGGTAATAGAAATTGGGAACCTGATTTTGGTTTGTTGTAGATGTTTCACCACTAATATCAGTTGCTCCAACAGCAACAAATGGCTGGAAAGTTGACGGTGCATTGGAGGCAGAAAATGGATAACCAGGCTGCTGTGGTAGCCAAAAGGGAGCAGCTGACTGGGAATAGTTCCGCGGTGGCTGGCCATGCTGGACCTGATGTGGAAACTGCGGCCATTGGCTTATAATGCCAGGCAATGGTGATTGAGTTGCAAAAAAGGGTCTAGACACCAAAGGACATTGCTCCCCACCATGTTGAGGCGTGTACGGCCATGGAAAAGTTACTGGGTATTGGTGACATAGGGAAGGTACGTTGCCATTCGAAGGACTATCAGTGTTTGTACTCTTTGTTAGAGGTTCAGCATTGTCTTGGCTTTGGTGATCCTTGCTCTGTGTAGGTACAGATTGACCATTTTTTAAGTTGAAGAAAGTGGAAGTTTACAAATTTGAGTCTTGTTCACTAGAGCATGCATTTTTTATTGTTCAAGATACAAGGAAATAGCTCAAATTTTCTTCAGAATTCTCAATATCTCAGACAATGGAAGCAGGTAAACAGTAACAATTACAGATTAACAAACACAAAATGACAGATTAAACAAAAAGAAGGATGAGTTACTGTCATTTGCAATAGATGAACTAAACTACCCAATTACAGAGATGTAAGAATCAGACGCCTAAGAAGAAGGGGTTGAAAGAAACCCTCAAAGACAACATCTTTGTGTATTTCTCTTACTTTAGGCCAAATAAACTACAAGATTAGATGAAAACccaaaagataaaagaaaagaaaacacccaaaaacaaaaaaaaacagtgaAACCCCACAGAGGTCAAGCTCAGCATTGTGCTTTTTTCATTATAAAGCTTTAGATTGAAGTATTAAATCCACAATTTTTACAAACAATTacagaaaaattagaaaaggaaaaagagggtTCATACCAAGAAATGGTGGTCTGTCTCTAGTTCCTGACTAGTGGTGCAAGCAACTTTCTcatccttcttcctcttcttctccattgCATTAATCAAAGAGCCCTCTTTTATCTTTTAGCTTTTCTGTTTTTCCAGCTTATGAGGACACTCTTTGTGATACTTTGAGAAGCTTCCTGATATTCAAGTAGAGAGTAAAGTTGCTATGCCTATGCTGTAGGTTACAGTATAGTAGATGTGGGAAAAGACAAAGGGGATCAAAGCTATTAAGGAAGGAGCAGGAAAAAAGGGCCCAAATGTCTTCAACAGGGAATATTGTGAAGGAATTTTTCACAGGCTTTctggttcttgttcttgttgcaGATTTGTCTGTTCTTGGACCAAACTAATattttgtaaaagtaaattgcaaTATTATACTTGGTGCACTTTGCAATTCTAGTCCAAGACCAACAGTGAGAATTGAGACACCACCACGAGAAAACTTGGAACAAAAGGCTGTGGGAATTTGTGTTTCTCTTCACTTATTTTAGAAATTTTCTGCTAGAAAACGAATTccgtaaaaacaaaaaataaaaaacatattACCCGCTGAAATTATCATGATAGTGTGAAACTAGTCATTAGAGGTCATATAAAAGTGATTTTTccattaagaaaacaaatttcagGCTACACAGAAACAAAAATCTGACCTCAAACAATCTCGACTcgattattctctctctctaaccacTTCAGCTAGCCTAAAGGGCAATAAGACAATAAGAAAACATAATTTTTTCCCCCCATCAATAAGAAGAGGACTACCCAACGAGCGATCAAtaatgcgtttttttttttttgatacacaGAAATCAACAATGTTTGAATTACGAGACCTTCTCCTATTCACTTATTAGAGCAACTTcaacaaattccctatattttgatttttctctactttaagGAAAAATAAACTTCTtgtgctccaacagattccctataagagcaactccaacagcttccctataactatccctattttagggaaagtgaggaaagagaaaaccaaatttcctatatttacagcaaactctaaaattttaaggaagcatatggagattttagagattgttgtaaaatagggaatatgttggagttggagaagaaaaagaggctaaagcttttacttttgtttctctataatacaaaaattatagggaagctgttgcaATTGCTCATAAATTACGAGTGCATTTCTCCAATTGTGACAAAATCAAAGTCCTTAAGTATCTCACgcaaaaacaaatgaaaacttTTCTACTACAATACGCTTCAAAACGAAACATTTTTCAAAAAACAAGAACTAATTTTATCGAGTAACAATAGCCTTTATAACTAGTAGGAGATCCTGAATTCAACTAAGAACTTATTATTATAAATTTTCCGCTgttatgtgataaaaaaaatgcataaataaaTGTTAAAAAAGAACTAAGGGATCAACACTACAGAAAAGAACACATTTTAGTGTATGGAAGACCACCCCTCTACTATATTGCTGTAGTCAAACAGGGCATTCTCCAATGGTTCCTCTGGTTATGTGCCTGCACTGCACGTGTGTagtgtacatttttttttcttggtaacGGAAAAAGAGTCGAATTCAGATCATAGAATAATAGTACCGAGATGAACACTCAACATTAAAGCTTCGAATATAACAGCAAAGCCACATTCATAGGAGTCTAGTACAGGAAACAAAAATATAACCACACCAGAGTTGCGGAACAAATATAACCACACCAGAGTTGCTTCAAGTTTTCAAACTAAAATGATAGAAACACACCACAAGCACATAGCAACTATAAGAAACACAATCTAACTGGCTAGACACGGATGATGTAAGTACTCAATACTCATCTCCCTCATCACCGTCTTCGCCCTCCTCGCCCTCAGCACCAACCTCCTCATAGTCCTTCTCCAGGGCAGCAAGATCCTCACGGGCCTCAGAGAACTCACCTTCCTCCATTCCCTCACCGACATACCAGTGGACGAAGGCCCTCTTGGCATACATGAGGTCAAACTTGTGGTCAATGCGTGAGAACACCTCAGCAACGCTGGTGGAGTTTGAGATCATGCACACTGCCCTCTGAACCTTGGCGAGATCACCACCTGGAACAACAGTTGGGGGCTGGTAGTTGATACCACATTTGAATCCAGTGGGGCACCAGTCAACAAATTGGATGGTACGCTTGGTCTTGATGGTGGCAACAGCTGCGTTGACATCCTTGGGCACCACATCACCTCTGTACATGAGACAGCAGGCCATGTATTTACCATGGCGAGGATCGCACTTGGCCATCATGGAGGAAGGCTCGAATGCGCTGTTGGTGATCTCTGCAACTGAAAGCTGCTCATGATATGCCTTCTCAGCTGAGATAACAGGGGCATAAGATGAAAGCATGAAGTGGATTCTGGGGTATGGGACAAGATTGGTCTGGAATTCAGTCACATCCACATTCAAGGCACCATCAAACCTCAGAGATGCAGTCAGAGATGAGATAACCTAAAACAGACAGCAAAAGGAAATTAGTATCCATATCCCTTAAATGAGTAACAAGCAAAGTGCTAAATTAAAAAGAGAAGACAGGACATTACCTGTGAAACGAGGCGGTTGAGGTTGGTATAGGTAGGGCGTTCAATGTCAAGGGAGCGCCTGCATATGTCATAGATGGCCTCATTATCCAACAGCACAGCAACATCAGTGTGTTCCAGAAGGGAGTGGGTTGAGAGAACACTGTTGTAGGGCTCAACCACAGAGGTAGATACTTGTGGAGAGGGGTAGACAGTGAATCCAAGCTTGGACTTCTTGCCATAGTCCACTGAGAGACGTTCCAGTAAAAGGGAGCCAAGGCCTGAACCAGTGCCTCCACCCACGGCATTGAAAACAAGGAACCCTTGGAGACCAGTGCAGTTGTCAGCAAGCTTTCGAATACGGTCCAGGCACAGGTCAACAATCTCTTTCCCAACTGATAAAGAAGAAAGACAAACATAAGCAGTTTGACATTTAACAGGGAAAAAAAATCGCAAACAAAGAGAGGAGTAAAATAGTAACTGGTATAGTGGCCACGAGCAAAGTTGTTAGCTGCATCTTCCTTGCCACTGATGAGCTGTTCAGGGTGGAAGAGTTGGCGGTATGTTCCAGTCCTCACTTCATCAATGACGGTGGGCTCCAAATCGACAAACACTGCACGAGGCACATGCTTCCCAGCACCAGTCTCACTGAAGAAGGTGTTGAAAGCATCATCACCTCCACCAACGGTCTTGTCACTTGGCATCTGGCCATCAGGCTGTTGAAAACATCAAATACAATCTTTAGCATCGCATTGCATCAAACCAACCAAACCAATTCATATGTGAAAATGTTTTGTGATTGCATCGGTATTTCAACCAAATGAGTGAAAACCCTTTTCTATGTCACATGGGAATGCAAGTACTCTTGGATTAAAACCAAAACCATTTGTTCTGTTCCACCATAAATCCTAATAGTTTGGAGTTTTAGAatatcatcaaaaaaaaaaccaattcatAACTAAAACTCATTTCCAGTTTGACTATAGGTATCAGGACTGCAAACCACACAATACCGAATAACTACCGAAAATGCACTGTCAATACTAGCAGATCTACAAGCAACACTTTACACCAgcatttcaaacctagcatttGTGAATGCAGAACGTTCAATCAAATTCTAATATCTCATACAGATACAGAAATCCAATTAAACATAAATTACAAGATGCAATACACCAAAGTTCGCCTAAATTTACAGCATCATTAGTCAGAAATTTAACAGATCTAATCAAAGCAAAACCAAACAAGTGCTCTGTATCGCATAGACCAAGAGAAACCCTAGATCCGtccacaaaatcacaaatccaaCTTCATCCAGCCAATCACAGACAAGATTACTTAAAATCAGTCACCAACTCCGTCAATGTACAACAAATAGCACCAAAAAACCTAGATCCAGCAGAAAATGAAGCAGATCTACAAACCACGAGTCCGATTTTGGAAACAAAAACGCATCAGAGGCCTAGATCTAGCCAAATCGGAGCCGCGAAACGAAGAGAAACAGTACCTGAATTCCATGCTCGAGGCAGTAAAGCTCCCAGCAGGCGTTTCCGACCTGAATACCGGCCTGACCGATGTGGATAGAAATGCACTCCCTCATTTTCGGTTGAAGACGAATTGAAGGCGAAGATTTGACGGAGAGATGAGGCTGGGATCGGAGAGAGAAGCAGAGACGGAGAGAACCAAAACGGGGCGTTTATTAAGACGCCTGAGGTGGAAGAGAAGGCAATGATGGGGTAGCCTATCGGTGGGTCGGGGTTTTTATAAGAGGGATTAGGAGCGGGAAGGGAAAACCCAACCGCGGTTAAACTACAGCGGTGAATAGTTAATTTTTTTGGCTGGCGTGAGGGGGATTGTACGTTGGAAGGTGATTTTGCCTTTTACGGTTTTATCTTACTCTGGCTTTAACCGCGCTCCTTGTTTCACGGGACGGTTTTAATTTTCGGctaaattcaaattttgaaatggttttttaatttaaaagttTGAACCAAACGacggaaaaggaaaaaaaggctTCAAAGCGACGTCGAATGGTATCTACCGACTGCACGTGGAAGCACGTGCTTTAAGAACCCAAAGTTACAAAGCAAAAAGTGATGGACTGATTTACTGTGGGGCTTGACAGTTGACACGTTCCTATATTTTTAATacaccttttttctttttttcttttttctttttgagataTGATATTTATATCAACATTTATCTTTCAAAAATTCTTATTCTGTTAATACTTTTATTGTAGCACTTTGCACTACTTATTCACTTTAGAAAGCTCGTAATGATCTTATTTttagaaataaaatatatatttcaattCAAATAATCCATGCTACAGCCTGTTATCTGTTTCTTTATGATTATTCTAATCCTAATTCTCCAAGAAGAAGTTGTTCTCAGACCCTAATTAAATGGCAGCCACCTTATACTAGTTTcttgaaattaaattttgatggttcagTTTTACAGAATCACAGTAGTGTAGGAGACTTTGTTTTTAGGAATGCATAAGTTGAGCCTATTTTAGCAGTTGCGAACCACCTTGGCTCATATTATGTCCTTACTATTGAGGCTATGGCTCTTAGACCAGGCTTGCATGCTGCTTGGTTGCATGGATTTTCCCATATTGAAGTTGAAGGTGATTCTAAGCTTTTGATTGACAGTATAACTAGTTGCATTCAAACGCCCTGGAGAATCAAGCCTCTAGTTCAAGATATTCTCAAGTTAGCCACTTTTCTCAACTCAGTTTCTTTTACGCATGTGAAGagggaatcgaatttcttagcTGATGCTATTGCCTTTGTTGGTCATCACGATCCTGCTCAGAGTTAGAATAAATCTTTACCCCTAGCTGCTAGTCATGTGTTTCTATTTGATGAATTAGGTCTTGGTTGTGCTAgagggtttgttttgtttagggttttgctttgtcgaaaaaaaaaaaaaaacacatttaaTTTTTCAAGTTCAATGAaatttttgatatttttaatgaaaatatcaagcatgttcaagtaaatccagaatatgtgtcttgcccaaactctaggttacttgctctagttgtaatagagtttgtATTAGAAATAATCTCAGGGAATGttagtagatatccaatcaatgtacgattatatttccatgtacaactctatccctatgcttgtaatcctctatataaatatgcccatattatcaatgaaagtacgattcaattctcttccaattttagttttcctaaaacatgttatcagcacgacgccctaaccctgaaaccctaatttcgtagccctcAAATCTGAGCAACTACCGTAGCAAAACTTGTAGCCCCCAATTCCAGGAGCCCAGAACCTGAGGCGGCGCCACCGGAAAAGTACTGAACCGACATcaagaagataaaaaaaaatcccctGCCCAGTTCGCATTCTTCCAAACCGCATTCTCCTATCAAATTTTGTCACCACCGACATCTTAACTCCAAAATCCGAGAACCGAAAAAATATCTCCTGGAACCGACCTTAAAGTAGCCGGACCGACCCGCAGAACCGCCACATCCATGAACCGTCAAACTCCTAGCCTAGTCTTTATCTAGTCGAGCCCAACACAAGGAGCAACCCAGACCTTCCCTAGCAGAGCCTAGCGCAAGAAGCagcccaaaagaaagaaagaggaggCGCGGGCtagcaaagaagaaaagaagaaagaaaataaaagagagccATGCGGCCCACtgacagaaaagaaagaaagaaagaaaaaaaacagagaggcCTGCAACCCActaacagaaaagaaaagaaaaaagaggcatGTGGCTCACTAATAGAAGAAGAAGTAAAGGCCCACCAGAAGAAGCAGCCCACCGACCAACTCCCGCCACCTTCAACAGCCGCTGACCACTGGCCATTTTCTGACAGCCGCTGGCCACCGGCCATTTTCCGGTGGAATTTCCAGTGACTTTTTAGATAATTTTCCAACGACTTTTAGATCACTATTTCGAGGCatttttggcttttttttttactaaaagttcccctttttgagttttttttttcaatttctcttctttttattgAGGACTTGTAACCTCCCATCTTCTActcccccccccctttcttctttataagcgagaccaaaagctgaactatgggggttcgtgctcactccaaacttggagcttgtagagtcctccaaacttagagtttgttgagaagttatgatcaaccacaaacacatcattgcttCGATCTAAttcaatacctcttggaatcaaatatctttgaagcgactatgctcagaattcttaatttcttaggagcaactacgctcataaattttattgttttcgtggtagcctttttcgctccgaaactaaccatttttcttgttctatatcaggatgagtaacctaaacacAATCTGGActtcgctccattgggaacaaatggctctagatatcacaagtgggttcgtgatgttcgccaacatcttaaggccaatggaatcctagatacgattctcgaaCCCAGCCAGGACAtgttaactgttgagcaagctcaagttttggaagcaaatagagcagccttggaagcaaataaggcgaaagccatcattctaatgactcgtcatatggatgattcgctctaaTACGAGTATATCAATGAAGAAGACACCAAAAGgctatgggtctcactcgaagaaagatttggcaacgtctgtgactccctgcttcctgaactagaagtgagatgacatagtgacaggacccgacccaggaatcaccccaattacctggatacgagcctgcggggcccacattaagcgaaatcctaccgaaaattcggcagaacctcccctaaatatgggctacccaaaaatttcacaaacctggatatgattacaacattaacttctactcaacctacaatatcatatttacaatccaagcacatatattacatccggaaagttcaaagCCCAATATAACCTCCGTAAGCAACCACAAtccgaacaacaacatccatcaaaatcaaaagaaaaggcttatcagagcaacactaaaactaagccgatatcatacaaggtaggttaagtaataacctacggacaaaaacggaagcgctgattcccaaagtccttgagcctggacgcaatctcggctaatctgaaatctgggcatttgaaaacgaagggcccaggggaaaacatataaaatccattagagtgagtggacaaaaccgaaactagaatcaaaacaatttatggtatgcttccccatttctctttttaacaaaaccatcatgcagcgagtctttttttccaagaaactcatttgattactaggaaggactgcttcctaggcatctcatgccatcggggagggactgccacccgatgacgcatcggaagggactgccaaccggagtaggaggcggtgattagttgggactgccaactagccacaggtagtagaagggactgccgactaactacctcaagtcatctggaagggactgccgaccagatgacgcatcgggtgggactgccacccgagctgtagtctggaagggactgccaaccagactattacctagaagggtctgccaactaggtaagatacgcatgcgccaaactggcctccttgtcaactgtttcctttttaatccttttctttccataaaatcacatttcaaaacttaataccatgctgcatgcattattttaacaaaataaaagtccactcacaagtgaatcccgcagctaaccctgctgcctgtctgtgtcctcctcgctcgagggctcagtacgtcctgtcacaataaaataggatataattaaccatataatgagatactctcaaaaacaactcattcccctcggaataagcatccgttattcacaaatGGTTATAAAACGCCCATCCATTAATTTGAGATTAAATTCTATCATTTCTttacaatctcaatgccctctaactcaaactactcaaccgatttttaattcgattctcaatcgatcaaggacttcacttaatttaaatcttcacaagaacctttcgataactaaacaaatttttaattcacttccttcatcaaaaattaccaccaaattataatataaatcctttccaaaaatttccaaattcattcttaACCTTCCTTATTTCCACTCACATTCCCATCTCTCAATTTCAACTCCTCTCTAAATTctcttttccaaaacacaatctccactccaaactcctccacaaaatagaacaattccacattctttcttaatttttctctcctttgcaaaatcacaatttcaactctaacaatctcaaattctctctacttcctaacaaataattcataatagccctttaccaagagttttcacccaacactacaaacatgacaaatccatcaaccatgttcaacatcacaaccaaagaaaactcaatatcaaacaaacttcaagtttaacacaaactccaagattaaattcaattccaatcaacctatttattccaaaatcaacttcataacccACACAAATATCTCTAAACCTGCAGCAGCCaccaaaaacaagcaaaaatatccagaaaaatcaaacaagaacccaagaattcgagagttactgttcacagtctcaaacaccttcaaatcttcctccacagcccaaaacaagctgcaacaaggttaggaactcattcagcaactcaccaacaaccaaaacccaaagaaatttgaccggaaatcgccggaaaactgagatcaaagcaaaaatccatttttttccatttctgcaattttcctcatatctccaaaaccaaagctacccaaggtgaaatacttacattagatgcaagaggaggaagagaagatccTCTAATGGCCGGTGGTGCGGCCGGTGGCGGTGGTTTCACCGGAAAAAGTGGCTCCGGTttgcagaaagagaaagaaaagaaagaaggaagaaaggaaggggggggggggctggAATCGGGaaaccgatttctctctcttccttttctgtttttattccctcttttccacaataataactcatctaaaaaaaaataaccatgCTATGAATAGTACTTTCTATTTTTGATCATAACTTTTCCGTAAAAactccgatttaaacaaacttcgtgtccacgaactcgattttgcgtattctacgacaatctcaaataaatttcctaatttaccggactaaagaaaaagtcactcctcggtcaaccacggtaaaaagtaattaataggtacggggcattacaatctcccctccttataaaatttcgtcctcgaaattgtacctgtcaaggaaaaagatgtggatactgttgcctcatttgatcctctggttcccaagtagcttcttcaaTCAGGTGATTCCTCCATAATACCTTAACCAAAGGTATAACCTTACTTCGGAGTACTTGCTCTCGACGATCAAGGATCTGCActggttcttcttcataggTTAAATCTTCTGTAAGTGTAATGGGTTGAGCTGGTAACACATGTGAAGGATCAGTGATGTACTTGCGAAGCATGGAGACGTGGAATACATCATGTACTTGAGATAGTTGTGGAGGTAAAGCCAAGCGGTAAGCGACAAGACCAATTCGTTCCACAATCTCATAGGGACCCATATACCTTGGACTTAGTTTCCCTCGTTTACCAAACCTTACCACACCCTTCCAAGGAGATAACTTCAGaaatacccaatcaccaacttgaaattcaagatgCTTCCTATGTTTATCTGCGTAGCTCTTCTGTCTGCTTTGGGCCGTCTTAAGTCTCTCTCTGATCACCTTAACTTTATCTGTTGTGATTTCAATAATCTcaggaccaataagttgtctttctcccacttcatcccaacacaagggggtcctacactgtttcccatacaaagcttcGTAGGGGGCCATACCAATACTCGAATGGTAACTgttgttatatgcaaactccatcaaagccaagtgcttatcccaacttcctttaaattgtagagaacaagccctcaacatgtcttccaaagtctgtatagtccgctcagattgtccatcagtttgaggatggaaagcagtgctaaattgtaattttgttcCCAAACATTTGTGAACCTTCCTCCAAAACTTCGATGTGAATCGGGCATCGCGATCAGAAACAATGGACTCGGGAACACCATGAAGCTTTACAATTTCGTCCACATACAACTTTGCCAGTTTATCCAAACTAAAGGTTTCTTTAACCGCCAGAAAATGAGCTGATTTGGTGAGTCGatctacaatcacccaaataccatcattaccatcctgcgtacgagttaacttgtaaataaaatccatggtgaGATGATCCCATTTCCATTCCGGAATTGGCAAAGGTTGCAACAACCCCGACGGTTTTTGCCTTTCCGCTTTCACTTGCTGGCACACTAGACATTTACTCACAAAagctgcaatttctcttttcatgtttggCCACCAATAGTACTCTTTAAGAGTCCGATACATTTTTGTACCACCAGGATGCAGGGCATACGCAGAgttatgagcttcatcaagtatttctcgTTTAAGTGGTTCGACGTTAGGAACACAAAGTCTCTTCCCAAACATCAATGTCCCATCTCTTCGAATAGAAAACTCAAGTTGCCAACCACCACGAACACCTTCTTTAATCCCTTCAATTCTTGGATCAAGAGGCTGGTTTTCCCGTATTTTATCAATGAATACTGGTCTCACATGAAAACTAGCCaccagagtaccaacctcatcAACCAATAACTCAACCCCCGTAGACCTCAACTCTGACAATAGGGGTACTCGAGTGGCCCTTAAATATGACAAAGTCACAGATGGGTTCCTACCAAGtgcatccgccaccacatttGCTTTACCGGGGTGGTACTCAATGGTACAATCATAATCTTCAATCAACTCCATCCATCTTCGTTGTCTTAAATTCAAATTCGGTTGTGTAAACACATACTTGAGGCTTT is a window from the Rosa chinensis cultivar Old Blush chromosome 2, RchiOBHm-V2, whole genome shotgun sequence genome containing:
- the LOC112186007 gene encoding uncharacterized protein LOC112186007 → MEKKRKKDEKVACTTSQELETDHHFLSKDHQSQDNAEPLTKSTNTDSPSNGNVPSLCHQYPVTFPWPYTPQHGGEQCPLVSRPFFATQSPLPGIISQWPQFPHQVQHGQPPRNYSQSAAPFWLPQQPGYPFSASNAPSTFQPFVAVGATDISGETSTTNQNQVPNFYYHVGYPYPGFPGSCDSLSWWNQAQAPHPLCTYAFPGGCISSPPASLPLPSFSATLGQTFEKGIIRAPATLSKKHQQLWDAQSAENVQLWSAINHLQSEVTDYKNCLTRLEAELSSLKAVAEETTAQVSGAVLPAKPSKRGRPKRSVASADAVHSPDKSHRRARGRKSVVCNAQQFDSKSHLFEKVILNKVEDKEKACHLTAAVEQGNNASHVVTHSGGHMEINGTSSTMPAFHYQFQQELPAVQTYGNGSSASSEMKVSNVKANNCRTTYPVYPQNIPWPYNNTSEIERNELNIGPNGLYNSGIVIQGGQIIPGWSFGNEEDASEKPEDAMLGSGKNDNEETMGDESSSGAEKVARTNNDGGFKMDDREGTSKKCLAPPNN
- the LOC112186103 gene encoding tubulin alpha-3 chain — its product is MRECISIHIGQAGIQVGNACWELYCLEHGIQPDGQMPSDKTVGGGDDAFNTFFSETGAGKHVPRAVFVDLEPTVIDEVRTGTYRQLFHPEQLISGKEDAANNFARGHYTIGKEIVDLCLDRIRKLADNCTGLQGFLVFNAVGGGTGSGLGSLLLERLSVDYGKKSKLGFTVYPSPQVSTSVVEPYNSVLSTHSLLEHTDVAVLLDNEAIYDICRRSLDIERPTYTNLNRLVSQVISSLTASLRFDGALNVDVTEFQTNLVPYPRIHFMLSSYAPVISAEKAYHEQLSVAEITNSAFEPSSMMAKCDPRHGKYMACCLMYRGDVVPKDVNAAVATIKTKRTIQFVDWCPTGFKCGINYQPPTVVPGGDLAKVQRAVCMISNSTSVAEVFSRIDHKFDLMYAKRAFVHWYVGEGMEEGEFSEAREDLAALEKDYEEVGAEGEEGEDGDEGDEY